The genomic interval gagaaaaagccATCCAGGGCCGCATCCTCACCTGGCTGCATTATCCGCGGCTTGGCGCCCAGGTAGGCCAGGTTCACGTTGGCTTTCCTGCCATCGATGATGGGGTTGGGGTCTTTACAAGCCCTTTCCGCGGCAGCTCTGTCAGCCATGGTGACCTTAACGGGGCGATGCTGCGCGTTAGATCCCTTCCCGTGGGCAGGGAGCGAAGCCTCTCGCCCCCGGCAGCCACCCAGCGGCGTGtggcccggcccgccccgccgaggAGCCGGCaccgggggccggggcagggcggggggcgcgggccggGCTCCGCCGCCGCTGATAACCGCCGGCGCGGCCCTATCGGGGCGCAACAGGCGCGCTGGCAGCGCTGCGCGGACTGAGGCCAtcccccccctctcctttttcagTACCCCCCCCCGCCTCTGCCAACTGCCCAGCGGGGAGAGcgaaagggaaaggaaaaaaaaaaaaaaggagggaggggaaggaggggaaaaaaaggaggaatgaataaaaaaggaggaatgaataaaaaaggaggaatgaataaaaaaggaggaatgaataaaaaaggaggaataaaaaaaaggaggaataaaaaaaaggaggaataaaaaaaaggaggaataaaaaaaaggaggaataaaaaaaagaggaataaaaaaaaaggaggaataatgaaaaaaggagaaataataaaaaaaggaggaatattaataaaaaaaaaaaacgccCCCACAAGCCgccccccagcccgggctgCCTGGCTCCTTCCAGCGGCCCCCGCAGAAGTTTCCCCGCGACGCCGTCGCCCacctgccccggcccggccgcccccgccacTTACAAAGCCGTATCCCCGGGACTTGCCCGTCTGCCGGTCGGTGATGACCACCGCCTCCTCGATGTCCCCGAAGACCTCGAAGTACTTGCGCAGGCTGGAGTCGGTGGTGTGGTAGGGCAGCCCCCCGACGAAGATCTTGGTATACGTGGTGTCCTTCTGCGTCGTGTGCATCTTCCGCCCGGCCCTgcgcgccgcgccgcgctctGCACCCACGCGTGGCCGCCGGGGCGTGCGGGTCCTGGGCGGCGAGACCCGCTCCCAGGGTCAGCcccgctccttcctccttccttagtagtactattattattttttccttctctctgccccccacccccgtttCCCCCCCGCCACCCAGTTACAATGCAATTCCCTTTTGCCTCGGCAAACCCGGCTTCCTCCTCGTCAAGCGCggcgccccgcagcccccggcggcGCGGAGGTCGGTACCGGCGGGAGGGGCGGCCGGGCAGCGGCCAGCCTGGTGGCCGTGGCgctggcaacagcagcagctgcgaGAGGAGCGCAGGGCCTGGGCGCTAACAACTGAGTGGCCTCCCCCCCCCCTAAAAGCCACCGGGTCGGGCACTCTcggttcctcctcctcctcctcctcctcctcctcctcctggcaggGGCGGGGACGGCGGCGGGGCGGACCCcgcgcccggccgcggcccaGCCGGGGCTGACACACAGCTGTTGCCAACAGCTGGATGCCCCCCCCGTGCGGCGGGGAGCCGGCCGGCAAAGGGGCCGCTGCTTCACAAGTGCCCCGCGGGGGTCTCGCTGCCCTCCGAGGCAGGTGTGCCCCCGGGtgcaggggctgcggggggcacGGCTGCCCGGCCGGCCGCAGGGCACAGCCGGCTCGCTGGGGGCTGGTGGTCCTCACATGTTGCCACCCCTCCCCGAAGGCTCGTGGTGAAACCCCTGCCACCCTCACCGACCTCTCTCCCCCTGGCTACGCTGCCATTAGTattgtggtggtggtagtggtcgtgatttttttttttactggtttgGACACAGGATGAAAAAACGTGGTAAAGCTGCTTcccttgtttttctcttgctgcctctgccctgtgctaggactgggaaggaggcagaggaacaaaaagaaaggaacgTCTGTCTGACACGGAGAGGCAGAGGGCTGTGGGAGTTGGGGGGAAGGGAGACTCACAGGGAGACAGGAAGGATGGGAGGAAGGTTAAAAGATTGGGGAAAACAGATGTGCACATGTGTATAGACTTCTAAACCATTCCCTTGTGGTCCTAAAGTCTTGATAAGTACTGGTGTCTCTTGTTCCTCTTTCTCCTACTTCCCCCATCTGCGAGACTTTTTCCTGCAAAGTCCCTTTCTCCCTTAGAAAAAAGAGCAACGCATCAGTTACAGGAGGGACTTTCATGAAGCTCTTCAGTCCCTCCAGTACCAAACCTTAACCATAATGACAACACTTAGCCCTAAACCTAGGCCCTCCTTGCCCCGTGTCTAACCTTGGCCCCATTTGATTTTTTCAGCAGTCATTGTCCCAGTTCTCATGCCCTCTATGATACTAGGCCATGCTGTCACCTTGATCTTTCAGACTTGATCGACCCTACTTGATCCTTCAGGCTCTCCAGATTAAATCATTTGGTTTAATATGTCAGGACAAACTCAGGTTGAAGCCTAGCAACCCTAGCAGGACCCAGACGTAAACGTTGCTTTTTGGCTGAAGCTATGACAAGCCCTTAACCTTAATCCAGTTAGGTCAGCTAACTCTGCCCCAAAATTTCTCCCAGTATTGCTCGTGTTGTTCTGGAACATTGTGTTAAACCTGACACACCAGCTGCTTCTGATCCAGGGCAAATCGTAACCTTAAACTCTGGCCCAGTGACCTGAACTTCAGTGCTAGCCCAGCTAAAGATGTTCAGCGTTCAGTAGAGTACTGCAGCACACAAACCGCTTAGGTGTACCTTTAACTTCTCAGCCCTTTGTGGACCTGAAAGATGAACTTCACCTAAAATCAGACAtagcccatcccatcccatttcCTTTCCCTGGCTGTTCCCAGCCACTTCTGCGTGTCTGTGGCATCTACAAGAATGGTGAATTTTGCTAGTTTTGCAGTCATTACCCAAACTCCTGTATTaaggccagaaaaaaaccccttggcTATCCCAGAACTAATTGTAGGTGTATTTAGGAGTTTGCCTCTTTCAACCCAAGTGGACGATGGATGACTTTGACagacccaaacccaaaccctagCCTTTTGGTTTAACAGAAACAACAGGTCTTCCAGGATCCAAAACCAAACTGTAACTTTCCACATCTATGTCTCAACAAAGGACAAACTTCTTGCATTTAGATAGGGCTCACCAGGCAGCCCTTGCTCTAGTCTGAGTCATTCTCATAAATCCAAACGCAACCACAATACCGTCGTTAACTTGAGTTCTAGGATgcatttcttaataaaaaaccCTCACACTTATTTACCTCGTATGTCCCTAATTGCTTATTTTTGCAGCCTTTACAGATTCCTGTAATGAACAAGCCTTTTCTGGTCCTTTTCTCTTAAGGCACAAACCTGATTCCAACCGACTGTAGCCTTAAACTAAGCAAGGAAGCCCCTACAGCAATAGACCTAAATTGTGGTACAGTGCTGCCTTCATGCTACAAGGCCCACAGACCCTATGAAAACTGAAAGTGTATCTTCAGCCCAAATTGTTGCCCATTAGATTTTTCTGTGTGCCAAACCTCGGCCTATTTCTGTGGTGCCTATGGGATTCATGTAGAATATCAACagtccttgcttttttttcctaaactggTCCACAACTGTCATTGGTGCCACAGCCATTGCAAACCCCAGCGGTCCTGGAACCACAATTCTGTAATCTCATTTCTCTCACACTCTTATCCCAATCTTCAACCTAACAGTAGTTTAAAGTTGAAAGAGGTGACTCTGCTGTCCTGTAAGTATCCTGCACAATCTCACGACTACGGTCCTCCTTGTTTGATATTCCCTCAAGGATTAAGATGGTCACACAATTCTCCACCCAGTTCTCTCTCAGACCTTAGCTCTGTCCTTAAATCAAACACTAACGGCAGCCTCAGCACAAGAATTGTTACTGCTGTGATCCAAAGCATGTACAGTACAGTTTTCATCCTACTGGGGCAGGATAACACATCCTCGTTTCTAAAACCAGAAGTGACCCTGGCCATTAACAGATCAAAATACATCCTATAAGCTATGCTACAGCCATTCTACTACTGTATTCACATCCTCAAGTTAAGATGGCAATCCCAATAAAATTCAGGAATAAATACAGTTCCCCAGCCCATTCTTTCCTCTAAACCAGCTGTATCACTAGCACTAACACTATCACAAGAAGATAACCTCTACTATCGAGGAGTAACCCCTCAAAACTCGGTTTTACCTTTCATCCCTGCCAACATCAGACCTCTTCCTACTTTGGTGGTCCTGACAGAATCTAGGGTATGATTTTCCAGTCTTGGGATTCCTCGAGAATTGTAACTTAAATCCCAAAGGGGTGATACCTTGCCATAGAAGAACTACCTCTATTCTATTCAGTCCACTGTCAACACAAGCCTTTATTTTTGTGTGGCATATCCtatgaaaaacacacacaaacaaaaccaaacacaggcTTCCAATTCTTGGATGGATGATCTTCACTATCTTATGACCAAACTGAGGCTGATTTGGTGTTAACCAGCACCAGCCTATATATTACTTCAGCAacccacagaaagaaaaatatcttccagCTGTTTCTCAGTCTTAATCTTCACT from Falco biarmicus isolate bFalBia1 chromosome 3, bFalBia1.pri, whole genome shotgun sequence carries:
- the RBM24 gene encoding RNA-binding protein 24 isoform X2, which translates into the protein MHTTQKDTTYTKIFVGGLPYHTTDSSLRKYFEVFGDIEEAVVITDRQTGKSRGYGFVTMADRAAAERACKDPNPIIDGRKANVNLAYLGAKPRIMQPGFAFGVQQLHPALIQRPFGIPAHYVYPQAFVQPGVVIPHVQPAAAAASTTPYIDYTGAAYAQYSAAAAAYEQYPYAASPAAAAGFQKLSS